The Triticum aestivum cultivar Chinese Spring chromosome 6D, IWGSC CS RefSeq v2.1, whole genome shotgun sequence genomic sequence AATGGTGTTGCAAATATATATCACTTGGAGTTAAAATTTAGGATTGCTGCAAATTTTTCGGCACCAAATAGAGATACACCATTTGTTGAAGGCCGTTGTTTTACATCACCCTTTGAAGATGCTCTTACACGCGCATACGGTACTTTTCTTTGGCTTGCTTGCTGTGGTGTACAAAGAATATTGACCACAACGTGCACAAATTGAGAGCCGTTTATCCAGAAACCAACGCTTGAGATCGACCAGGACATAAATAAGTTTTTAGGAAAAAAAAAAGGATCGCAGAAGATCTAAACGGCCTCTTTGTTACAGAAAACACCCTCGAGTCGCCGTTCCCTTCCAATCCGCACCCCGCATCACTCCCTCGCTCCACTCCTCTCCTCACCTCCGGCGAtggccggccgcctcgccggcacCGGCGCTTCCTCGCCCCTCccccgcgcgctcctcctccttgccGTGGTAGCCCTCTTCTCTATATCCTTCCTCTCCCTCCGCTCGCTCCGCCCCGCCGcggccccctccctccccctagATGAACCCCGCCGCCTCCCGCTCTCCTCCCCTCTGCCGGCGTCGCGCCCGTCGGTCTACCACTCGCCCGAGGCGTTCGCGGCGGGGTACGCGGAGATGGAGCGGAGCTTCAAGGTCTACATCTACCCGGACGGCGACCCCAAGACCTTCTACCAGACGCCCCGGAAGCTCACGGGCAAGTACGCCAGCGAGGGATACTTCTTCCAGAACATTCGGGAGAGCCGCTTTCGCACCGAAGACCCCGACAAGGCCGACCTCTTCTTCGTCCCCATCTCGCCCCACAAGATGCGCGGCAAGGTCCCCCCTACACTCTCTTTAGCCCTACTGCTCGTTTTACCGCATTGTAACGCCTTTAGTATTGTACTGTTCTTGGTATACTCGGGTATTACTGTGTGTCTGGCGAGCTATGCACATTGTCAAACTCTGAAGTAATATGGATTCTCATGGTATGTTAGTTAATGTGTACACAGACCACAGCTAAAGCAAAAGTAGAACGAAGTTGTAGAGAATAGAGATGCTAATTGACTTGGTTGGCTGTATTAGTCCGACGTGGGTgtttcaacttgcttgctcacaaatgTAATGGAAAAATATTCTTTCCTATGATGCCATGGTTGAACTGTTCTTTTTAAAGTTTAGCGAACAGCTGTATGACCAGAAGTGACTTCAATTTCACACGCTAGTTATTTTGTCTGTGTTGTTCTTCTGGTTTTGTGATTGAATTGCTCTGATAATTATTTACATGCATCATTTTTAGTCTTGCAGGGTACTTCATATGAAAATATGACAATGATAGTTAAGGATTATGTTGAAGGCTTGATAAGCAAGTACCCTTACTGGAACCGCACACTAGGAGCGGACCACTTCTTTGTCGCATGCCATGATGTAGGCGTGAGGGCGTTCGAAGGACTTCCGTTCATGGTGAAGAACTCTATTAGAGCTGTCTGCTCGCCAAGCTATAATGTTGACTTTATCCCTCATAAGGATGTTGCTCTGCCTCAAGTATTACAGCCATT encodes the following:
- the LOC123144307 gene encoding probable glycosyltransferase At5g03795, which codes for MAGRLAGTGASSPLPRALLLLAVVALFSISFLSLRSLRPAAAPSLPLDEPRRLPLSSPLPASRPSVYHSPEAFAAGYAEMERSFKVYIYPDGDPKTFYQTPRKLTGKYASEGYFFQNIRESRFRTEDPDKADLFFVPISPHKMRGKGTSYENMTMIVKDYVEGLISKYPYWNRTLGADHFFVACHDVGVRAFEGLPFMVKNSIRAVCSPSYNVDFIPHKDVALPQVLQPFALPEGGNDIENRTNLGFWAGHRNSKIRVILARVWENDTELAISNNRINRAIGELVYQKQFYRTKFCICPGGSQVNSARISDSIHYGCVPVILSDYYDLPFNDVLDWRKFAVVLKERDVYELKSILKSISQQEFVALHKSLVQVQKHFVWHSPPVPYDAFHMVMYELWLRHHVIKY